A single region of the Solwaraspora sp. WMMD791 genome encodes:
- a CDS encoding SAM-dependent methyltransferase produces MSRRDWSAWHEAYADPDSALSRRLVVVQARIRETLDAAPPGPVRVVSMCAGEGRDVLGVLDGHPRRTDVRGRLVELDPQLADRARRRAAAIGVDLEVVTGDAARSAHYAGAVPADLVLLCGVFGNIADVDVARVVAAAPQLTAAGGTVVWTRHRREPDLVPRILEWFAAAGFVQVWLSDKSEGYGVGVHRFAGVPAALRLRLDGTLFRFVGRD; encoded by the coding sequence ATGAGTCGGCGGGACTGGAGTGCCTGGCACGAGGCGTACGCGGATCCAGACTCCGCGCTGTCCCGGCGGTTGGTGGTGGTGCAGGCCCGGATCCGGGAGACGCTGGACGCGGCCCCGCCGGGCCCGGTCCGAGTGGTGAGCATGTGCGCCGGCGAGGGTCGGGACGTGCTCGGCGTACTGGATGGGCATCCGCGCCGGACGGACGTGCGCGGCCGGCTCGTCGAGCTGGACCCGCAGCTTGCCGACCGGGCCCGCCGCCGGGCTGCCGCGATCGGCGTCGACCTTGAGGTGGTCACCGGGGACGCGGCCCGATCCGCCCACTACGCGGGTGCCGTACCCGCCGATCTGGTCCTGCTCTGCGGGGTGTTCGGCAACATCGCCGACGTCGATGTCGCCCGGGTGGTCGCGGCCGCGCCGCAGCTGACCGCTGCCGGCGGCACGGTGGTCTGGACCCGGCACCGTCGCGAGCCGGACCTGGTGCCGCGCATCCTGGAGTGGTTCGCCGCCGCCGGCTTCGTCCAGGTCTGGCTTTCCGACAAATCCGAGGGGTACGGGGTCGGCGTGCACCGCTTCGCCGGGGTGCCTGCGGCGTTGCGTCTGCGCCTCGACGGGACGCTGTTCCGCTTCGTCGGCCGGGACTAG
- a CDS encoding MarR family transcriptional regulator yields the protein MPDEPRWLTDREREAWLALAKLMFNLPSALDAQLLRDNNLTLFDYFALSVLSMTPGRTMRLSDLAGHLSSSLSRLSNVVTRLERRGLLRREPDADNPRYTTAVLTDAGWDLVVAAAPGHVAAVRRYVIDGLTDHQIDVLREIACHVTRNLAVD from the coding sequence GTGCCGGACGAACCCCGATGGCTGACCGACCGCGAACGCGAAGCGTGGTTGGCCCTGGCCAAGCTCATGTTCAATCTGCCCAGCGCGCTCGACGCCCAGCTGCTGCGGGACAACAACCTGACGCTGTTCGACTACTTCGCGCTCAGCGTCCTGTCCATGACGCCCGGCCGTACCATGCGCCTCAGCGACCTCGCCGGTCACCTCTCCAGCTCGCTGTCGCGGCTGTCGAACGTCGTCACCCGCCTCGAGCGACGCGGTCTGCTGCGCCGCGAACCCGACGCCGACAACCCCCGCTACACCACCGCCGTCCTGACCGATGCCGGCTGGGACCTGGTCGTCGCCGCCGCCCCCGGCCACGTCGCCGCCGTCCGCCGGTACGTCATCGACGGCCTCACCGACCACCAGATCGACGTACTTCGCGAGATCGCCTGCCACGTCACCCGCAACCTCGCCGTGGACTAG
- a CDS encoding NAD(P)H-dependent oxidoreductase yields MTLFRLDASIRTHGSASREIADIVEQEWRTAHPGDPVVTRHVGVDTLPSTVWAAAVTAGMTPAEERTAEQRDAVALAATLVDELIAADAILLAVPLYNYGVSQHFKTYLDVVLADPRATGVPFLAGKPVVLATVRGGAYGTGTPREGWDHSTPYLRRIIADCWGADLTVVEREFTLVGVNPALDSFTDVAAQLHSGALQAARDAGRALGALPVPA; encoded by the coding sequence GTGACCCTGTTCCGGCTGGACGCCAGCATCCGTACGCACGGCTCCGCGAGCCGCGAGATCGCCGACATCGTCGAGCAGGAGTGGCGCACCGCCCACCCCGGCGACCCGGTGGTGACCCGCCACGTCGGCGTCGACACCCTGCCGTCCACCGTCTGGGCAGCTGCGGTGACCGCCGGCATGACCCCGGCCGAGGAGCGGACCGCCGAGCAGCGCGACGCCGTCGCCCTCGCCGCGACACTCGTGGACGAACTGATCGCCGCCGACGCGATCCTGCTCGCCGTACCGCTCTACAACTACGGCGTCTCCCAGCACTTCAAGACGTACCTGGATGTCGTCCTGGCCGATCCACGGGCGACCGGAGTCCCGTTCCTCGCCGGAAAGCCGGTCGTGCTCGCCACCGTCCGGGGCGGCGCGTACGGCACCGGCACCCCGCGTGAGGGTTGGGACCACTCCACCCCGTACCTGCGGCGGATCATCGCCGACTGCTGGGGCGCCGACCTCACCGTGGTCGAACGCGAGTTCACCCTCGTCGGGGTCAACCCCGCGCTGGACTCCTTCACCGACGTGGCCGCGCAGCTGCACTCCGGCGCGCTGCAGGCCGCCCGGGACGCCGGCCGCGCCCTCGGCGCGTTGCCCGTCCCGGCCTGA